AAACCACTGAATGCAAATGCGATCGCGATAGGCATTGTGAAAATGACTGCCCTGTATGGAGTGCTGTAACGTGGATGCACGTCAGCGAACCAATTTGTCAGAAATTTATCCCTTGAAAGGGCGAACCATGACCGTGATGCGTCACAAACTGTACCGTTTGCGCTTGCAAGACAGGTGAAAAGTGTACCGATACCCAGAGCTGCAATGAGGAATTTTGAACCTGTTGCTGTTGCTGCTTCGAAGAGTGGGTACACTGAAGAACCGAGTTCTGCAGCTGGGATAAGACCTGAACATAAGTAGAGGGTCATACCAGAACCGAGAAGAAGGGTTATCATGCCTGCTTGCTGACCAAGAGGAACTGCTCTTGTTGGGTGCTTACATTCCTCAGCACACATTGCAGCTCCTTCAATACCCAGGTAGAACCAGGGACCGAACTGGAGTGCTGCAAAAATACCAATAAAACCATTTGGCATAGCACCGGAAATAAGATACTCAGGATGCCATGTTCCACCTAATCCGCTGATGGTCATAAAGAAGAACGTAATAATAGCGATCAACGCAGTGAATGTGAGTGCAAAATTAAGATTTAATGCCGCCACGACTCCGCGATAGTTCATAAATGTTAATGCTGCGATAACCAGCAATGTGACCGGAAACGTTTGTATTTCCGGGAATATCGATTGCGCTATCCACGCTACGACAATAGCATCGGCAGCTTCCAGAGCAATATATTCCATATAAACAGCAAGACCTACAATAGCAGCCGCACCCGGCCCTACGAATAATCTCGCCCAATCATAAGGTCCTCCTGCAAGTTTTGTGGATGAACCCAGTTCACTAGCACATAATGCAACCATAACATACATGGTACCGGCAACCAGAAGTGCAAAGAGTGAACCGAGTATACCACCTTTTGCAACTGTGAAGTTCCAACCCATGTATTCACCGACCAACACGATACCGACACCAAGTGCCCATACATGGTATGGACGTAGCGTCTTTACCAGTTCGATCGGTTCATTCGAATTT
This genomic window from Methanococcoides methylutens contains:
- a CDS encoding APC family permease, whose translation is MSENSNEPIELVKTLRPYHVWALGVGIVLVGEYMGWNFTVAKGGILGSLFALLVAGTMYVMVALCASELGSSTKLAGGPYDWARLFVGPGAAAIVGLAVYMEYIALEAADAIVVAWIAQSIFPEIQTFPVTLLVIAALTFMNYRGVVAALNLNFALTFTALIAIITFFFMTISGLGGTWHPEYLISGAMPNGFIGIFAALQFGPWFYLGIEGAAMCAEECKHPTRAVPLGQQAGMITLLLGSGMTLYLCSGLIPAAELGSSVYPLFEAATATGSKFLIAALGIGTLFTCLASANGTVCDASRSWFALSRDKFLTNWFADVHPRYSTPYRAVIFTMPIAIAFAFSGFLDQVITFSITSGLVCYVMIPFSLIRFRKMFPEH